In Candidatus Vicinibacter proximus, the following are encoded in one genomic region:
- a CDS encoding T9SS type A sorting domain-containing protein, with amino-acid sequence MQKLAFYLLFIFYQINIQIGHSQSYPPADDCLGGPIYPSVNSLIGTLSSTTYSNPNGPNPLCPGSGVPVNTGWYSFVAQGGQVNFVLTFSNCNVNGSGVQVGLYKNCDFTNALVCPTQCFNNGTYSFGVYLEYCEVYNLFINGCNGDVCDVQLSASGATGTCFLNIVEPINYDQDHNLEACINTEKEYFVDGGHKGDKFEWTIDNVLVPGDKHKIKYTFSQIGDYEICVSTYRLSAGGIRYAQSDRDCSIIHVISTEDKMGADRYLCYEQTNPKPYLWHGVSISTEGFYRASFTTPSGCKYDSVVRFFVLEKPEPKKIYHIGTTPNNYYVNPQGISIKDCTKPYEYGYIVPGACRQFLEVHQFIPNFKGRLEPICLNDNKLYYQPLIENNSCHGDEEAFLVYTYYLKDLLNPKAPIIKSDEFLEVKGKSTYSFYMDVDVYFGPEFKRIRYELGIDSIDESQYLPDAGKDIQTKNLFVNLNASTTTPGSWRFKSGPGMLDFDQINDPKTRITVNKRGIYYVEWITQFQNCSYADEVKVNVGSFFAEPDQKKVRSSDEEENSAYIISPDNEIRFLNLLTRSENFKYSWIDLSGRVIHQNTTLNANTIFSPSQPGLYFLRLEQSESVKIIRVLVVN; translated from the coding sequence ATGCAGAAACTAGCCTTTTATTTACTGTTCATCTTCTATCAGATAAATATCCAAATCGGTCACTCTCAATCATACCCCCCAGCTGATGACTGTCTTGGCGGTCCCATATACCCTAGTGTAAATTCTTTAATCGGAACCCTTAGTTCAACCACTTATTCAAACCCCAATGGCCCTAATCCTTTATGCCCCGGAAGTGGAGTTCCTGTGAATACCGGATGGTACTCTTTCGTTGCACAGGGAGGACAAGTTAACTTTGTTTTGACTTTTTCTAATTGCAATGTGAATGGTTCCGGAGTGCAAGTTGGGCTTTACAAAAACTGTGATTTTACCAATGCCCTGGTATGTCCAACTCAATGTTTTAACAACGGTACCTATAGTTTTGGAGTATATCTCGAATATTGCGAGGTATATAACTTATTCATTAACGGATGTAATGGTGATGTTTGTGACGTCCAATTGAGTGCATCCGGTGCAACAGGAACTTGTTTTTTAAATATCGTTGAACCCATCAATTATGACCAGGACCATAACCTTGAAGCTTGCATAAATACAGAAAAAGAATATTTTGTCGATGGCGGACATAAAGGAGATAAATTTGAATGGACGATTGACAATGTTCTTGTACCTGGTGATAAGCATAAGATAAAATATACTTTCTCGCAGATTGGTGACTATGAAATTTGTGTATCAACCTATCGGCTTAGTGCGGGAGGAATTCGCTATGCTCAATCCGATAGGGATTGTTCCATCATTCATGTTATATCCACCGAGGACAAAATGGGTGCTGACCGTTACTTATGTTATGAGCAGACCAATCCGAAGCCCTATCTCTGGCATGGTGTCAGTATCTCAACAGAAGGTTTTTATAGAGCTTCTTTTACCACACCATCCGGTTGTAAATATGACAGCGTTGTGAGATTTTTTGTCCTGGAAAAGCCGGAGCCAAAAAAGATTTATCACATTGGAACGACACCCAACAACTACTATGTAAATCCTCAAGGAATATCCATAAAGGATTGTACAAAACCCTATGAATATGGGTACATTGTACCCGGTGCCTGCAGGCAATTTCTTGAAGTTCATCAATTCATTCCCAACTTTAAGGGAAGGTTGGAACCGATCTGTTTAAATGACAATAAATTGTATTACCAACCTTTGATTGAAAATAATTCCTGTCATGGTGACGAGGAAGCATTTCTCGTGTACACTTATTATCTGAAAGATCTTTTAAATCCAAAGGCCCCAATAATAAAATCAGATGAATTCCTTGAGGTTAAAGGAAAATCCACTTATAGTTTCTATATGGACGTTGATGTTTATTTTGGACCTGAATTTAAAAGGATACGTTACGAATTGGGTATAGATTCTATTGATGAATCACAATATTTACCGGATGCCGGCAAAGACATCCAAACTAAAAACTTATTCGTCAATCTCAATGCTTCGACCACAACTCCTGGTTCCTGGAGGTTTAAATCCGGACCGGGAATGCTTGATTTTGATCAAATAAACGATCCCAAAACCAGGATTACGGTAAATAAAAGAGGAATCTATTATGTGGAATGGATTACGCAATTTCAAAATTGCAGTTATGCGGATGAAGTTAAGGTAAATGTAGGATCATTTTTTGCAGAACCGGATCAAAAGAAAGTCCGGTCTTCCGATGAAGAAGAAAACAGCGCTTACATCATCAGTCCAGATAACGAAATTCGTTTTCTAAATTTGTTAACCAGATCGGAGAATTTCAAATATTCTTGGATTGATCTTTCGGGCAGAGTGATTCATCAAAACACCACTTTAAATGCAAATACAATCTTCAGCCCTTCTCAACCAGGTTTGTATTTTTTAAGATTAGAACAAAGTGAATCGGTAAAAATTATTCGTGTTTTGGTTGTGAATTAA
- the pfkA gene encoding 6-phosphofructokinase → MKRIGVFTSGGDAPGMNAAIRAVMRTASIYDLHVYGIQRGYDGMIDGEINRLEADDVRNILQRGGTILKTARSSRFLTPEGRKVAYENLVANDIDALVAIGGNGTFTGSMVFNSEFKMPTIGLPGTIDNDLYGTDYTIGFDTAVNTAIQAVDKIRDTADSHNRIFLIEVMGRNSGYIALHTAIGSGASAFIIPEVESTIDTLVLDLKKALRRKKLFGLVIAAEGNKIGNAFEISNKLKELVPEYDVKVTIIGHLQRGGSPTAQDRILASRLGYEAVEALMKGKHNVMAGIINDKVVFTPFSDAISKNKSPEISMIKMANILGM, encoded by the coding sequence ATTAAGAGAATCGGAGTTTTTACCTCAGGCGGTGATGCGCCCGGTATGAATGCAGCCATAAGAGCGGTTATGCGGACTGCAAGTATTTATGACTTGCATGTTTACGGAATTCAAAGAGGTTATGATGGAATGATAGACGGTGAGATCAACCGTCTTGAAGCCGATGATGTACGGAACATTCTTCAACGTGGCGGGACCATCTTAAAAACCGCCCGAAGTTCAAGATTTTTGACCCCGGAAGGACGCAAAGTGGCCTACGAAAATCTAGTGGCAAATGACATAGATGCTCTTGTTGCTATTGGTGGGAACGGGACATTTACCGGGAGCATGGTTTTCAATAGTGAATTCAAAATGCCCACTATAGGATTGCCGGGAACGATAGATAATGATCTCTATGGAACAGACTATACCATAGGATTTGATACTGCGGTAAATACAGCCATTCAGGCTGTAGATAAAATCAGAGATACCGCGGACTCCCACAACAGAATTTTCCTCATCGAAGTGATGGGAAGAAACTCAGGATACATTGCTTTGCACACTGCCATTGGCTCAGGGGCAAGTGCATTCATTATTCCTGAGGTAGAAAGCACCATCGACACTTTAGTTCTGGATCTTAAAAAAGCATTGAGGCGGAAGAAACTTTTTGGCCTTGTCATTGCAGCGGAAGGAAACAAAATTGGTAATGCCTTTGAAATCAGCAATAAATTAAAGGAACTTGTTCCGGAATATGATGTAAAAGTTACCATCATCGGCCATTTGCAAAGAGGAGGATCTCCTACTGCACAAGATAGAATTCTGGCAAGTCGGTTAGGGTATGAAGCCGTTGAAGCTTTGATGAAAGGGAAGCATAATGTCATGGCTGGAATCATCAATGACAAAGTTGTGTTCACACCATTCAGTGACGCCATTTCAAAAAATAAATCACCTGAAATTTCAATGATTAAGATGGCCAATATACTTGGCATGTAA
- a CDS encoding DoxX family protein: MTIISLCFYIAIAALVLTFLISRIKGTVKSLPDSFLQNFCGGLFIFSGLVKAVDPMGTAFKMEEYFKEFELTARGSFLSFSADLFPFLLKFSVGFSVFMIVLEIVIGIMLIIGAYRKLGAWLFFLIMVFFTILTGYTFLTGYVPKDINFFEFSKWTTFDQEFMRVKNCGCFGDFIKLDPRTSFIKDLFLMIPAIWFLLRWSKMHQIFSASIRTALTLMSIIGLSLFCFSNYIWNEPIVDFRPFKNGTDVKTTKEAESKAMSDVKIIAWKLRNKQTNELKNVPDEEYMANLKNFPKTEWEVLDQVKSLPAIPQTKISDFALFDLEGSDITEEILNEPKSRFMINCPKLYFSSRSENVTRQDTIYKVDTIWLGLKKDSFNLVSSVVEVKTVEEKKNVYTWNEKYLRPLKEKILPLLDSLKADNIQGFLVAGGASEEALGDLKNSLKLDIPVYTSDDILLKTIMRSNPGLILLRNGKIIHKWHHGHLPTPNEMRRDFLDWQAPLIH; this comes from the coding sequence ATGACTATTATTAGCCTTTGTTTCTATATTGCCATTGCAGCTTTAGTTCTGACTTTTTTAATATCCAGAATTAAGGGTACCGTAAAATCTTTACCCGATAGTTTTTTACAAAATTTTTGCGGTGGTTTGTTTATATTTTCTGGTCTGGTGAAAGCAGTAGACCCTATGGGAACCGCTTTTAAAATGGAAGAATATTTTAAAGAATTTGAGCTTACAGCAAGGGGATCTTTTTTGAGTTTTTCTGCCGATTTGTTTCCATTCTTACTGAAATTTTCTGTTGGATTTTCAGTTTTTATGATTGTGTTGGAAATAGTGATTGGCATAATGCTCATAATTGGGGCATATAGAAAACTTGGAGCCTGGTTATTTTTTCTGATTATGGTATTTTTTACCATCCTTACCGGGTATACCTTTTTAACTGGATATGTTCCTAAGGATATTAATTTCTTTGAATTCAGCAAATGGACCACTTTTGATCAGGAGTTTATGCGGGTAAAAAATTGTGGTTGCTTCGGTGATTTCATAAAATTGGATCCCCGCACTTCATTTATCAAGGATTTGTTCTTAATGATTCCTGCGATTTGGTTTTTGTTAAGATGGTCAAAAATGCATCAGATATTTAGTGCTTCCATTCGGACTGCTTTGACTCTGATGAGCATAATTGGCCTGAGCTTATTTTGTTTCAGCAATTATATCTGGAATGAGCCTATTGTTGATTTTAGACCATTTAAAAATGGAACCGATGTAAAAACAACTAAAGAGGCAGAGTCCAAGGCAATGAGCGATGTCAAGATTATTGCCTGGAAACTGAGGAACAAGCAAACCAATGAATTGAAAAATGTTCCGGATGAGGAGTATATGGCTAATTTGAAGAATTTTCCAAAGACGGAATGGGAGGTTTTGGACCAGGTAAAAAGTTTACCCGCCATACCACAAACCAAAATATCTGATTTTGCTTTATTTGATTTGGAAGGATCTGACATTACCGAGGAGATATTAAATGAGCCTAAAAGCAGGTTTATGATCAACTGCCCTAAACTTTATTTTAGCTCCAGATCTGAAAACGTTACCAGACAAGACACCATTTATAAAGTCGATACTATTTGGTTAGGATTAAAAAAAGACAGTTTCAACCTAGTATCTTCTGTTGTCGAGGTAAAAACGGTAGAAGAAAAGAAAAATGTGTACACTTGGAATGAAAAATATCTTCGACCATTGAAGGAAAAGATTCTTCCACTGCTGGATAGCTTAAAAGCCGACAACATTCAGGGATTTCTTGTTGCAGGAGGAGCCAGTGAAGAAGCATTGGGAGACCTGAAAAACAGTCTAAAATTGGATATCCCAGTATATACAAGTGATGATATCCTTTTAAAAACAATCATGAGGTCAAATCCTGGATTAATTCTTTTGAGGAATGGTAAGATCATTCATAAATGGCATCATGGCCATCTTCCAACGCCAAATGAAATGAGAAGGGATTTTTTGGATTGGCAGGCGCCGCTCATACATTAA
- a CDS encoding DUF983 domain-containing protein produces the protein MTKLSAIIKLKCPACWEGNLFVKEGSPLSFNFEMHKRCPHCNENLDREPGFYFGAMFISYIISGFFSLFVVGGLILFFKVDWEISLVVLAIILVALYAYLYKISRSIWIHFFVSKKK, from the coding sequence ATGACAAAATTATCTGCAATCATTAAGTTGAAATGCCCGGCATGTTGGGAAGGCAATCTTTTTGTTAAAGAAGGTAGCCCGCTTTCCTTCAATTTTGAAATGCACAAGCGTTGTCCACATTGCAATGAGAACCTGGACAGAGAGCCTGGGTTTTATTTTGGCGCAATGTTTATTTCTTATATTATCTCTGGTTTTTTCAGCTTGTTTGTTGTGGGCGGGTTGATCCTCTTTTTTAAAGTCGATTGGGAGATTTCTCTGGTAGTTCTGGCCATCATTCTTGTGGCACTATATGCCTATTTATACAAAATATCCAGATCCATTTGGATTCATTTTTTTGTGTCTAAGAAAAAGTGA
- the rocD gene encoding ornithine--oxo-acid transaminase → MLSSILIEASSTFIQLEDRFGAHNYHPLPVVLSRGEGVFVYDTEGKQYFDFLSAYSAVNQGHCHPRIINALTQQASRLTLSSRAFFNDQLGPYEEFMHSIFGYDKLLPMNTGAEGVETAIKLCRKWGYLKKGIPDKQAKIIVFEGNFHGRTMSAVSMSTDPSSYHGFSPYLPGFIKIPYNNIQSLQEVVSDPNIAGLLIEPIQGEAGVVVPEDQYLKDAFDLCQKNNILFIADEIQTGIARTGKMLACDHIPIRPDILILGKALSGGVLPVSAVLADDEIMLCIKPGEHGSTFGGNPLACAVAMEAMKVIEEENLADNAKAQGAYLRDMLNQLSEKHGIITTVRGKGLLNAIVIDDHEESDLAWRLCLNMAELGLLAKPTHGNIIRFAPPLSIRRNQMEEAIGIIEKALKSI, encoded by the coding sequence ATGTTATCAAGTATATTAATCGAAGCAAGTTCTACCTTTATTCAATTGGAAGACAGGTTTGGGGCGCATAATTATCACCCTTTACCGGTGGTCTTATCCAGAGGTGAAGGCGTATTTGTTTATGATACAGAAGGAAAGCAATATTTTGATTTTCTATCCGCATATTCGGCGGTTAACCAAGGTCATTGTCACCCTCGGATAATTAATGCGTTAACCCAACAGGCATCCAGGCTTACCCTTAGTTCGAGAGCTTTTTTCAACGACCAGCTCGGACCTTACGAAGAATTTATGCATTCGATTTTTGGATACGATAAACTTCTTCCGATGAATACAGGAGCGGAGGGCGTTGAAACAGCTATAAAGCTTTGCCGCAAGTGGGGGTATTTAAAAAAAGGCATCCCCGATAAGCAGGCAAAAATAATCGTATTTGAAGGGAATTTTCACGGTCGCACCATGAGTGCAGTTTCTATGTCAACTGATCCTTCCAGTTATCATGGATTTAGCCCCTATTTGCCAGGATTTATCAAGATTCCATACAACAATATTCAGTCCCTGCAAGAGGTGGTCAGTGACCCTAACATTGCCGGATTGCTTATTGAACCTATACAAGGTGAAGCGGGTGTGGTTGTTCCAGAAGATCAATATCTTAAAGATGCTTTTGATCTTTGTCAAAAAAATAACATTCTATTTATTGCCGATGAAATTCAAACCGGTATAGCCAGAACAGGTAAAATGCTTGCCTGCGATCATATACCCATCCGACCTGATATTCTGATTCTTGGAAAAGCTTTATCCGGTGGTGTTTTACCAGTTTCTGCGGTTTTGGCAGATGATGAAATTATGCTTTGTATCAAACCCGGAGAACATGGTTCTACTTTTGGCGGAAATCCGTTAGCCTGTGCCGTAGCCATGGAAGCTATGAAAGTGATAGAAGAAGAAAATCTTGCAGATAATGCCAAGGCTCAGGGTGCTTATTTGAGAGACATGTTAAATCAACTTTCCGAAAAACATGGCATAATTACCACCGTACGAGGCAAGGGATTGTTAAATGCTATTGTGATTGACGACCATGAAGAAAGTGATCTTGCCTGGAGACTATGTTTAAATATGGCAGAATTAGGCTTACTTGCCAAACCCACCCATGGAAATATCATTCGGTTTGCTCCTCCGCTCAGCATCCGCAGAAATCAGATGGAAGAGGCCATCGGCATTATAGAAAAAGCTTTAAAGTCCATTTAA
- a CDS encoding 3-hydroxybutyryl-CoA dehydrogenase (converts (S)-3-hydroxybutanoyl-CoA to 3-acetoacetyl-CoA): MKNVTVIGAGTMGNGIAHVFALGGFRVVLCDISPVALEKALSTIDRNMNRMIEKQKITQEAKDSALSNLTTNTLIAEAVREADLVVEAATENIELKLNIFRKIDQHSPSHALLATNTSSISITKIAGVTSRPSQVIGMHFMNPVPMMKLVEVIRGFSTSDEVCHTIMELSRKLDKTPVEVNDYPGFVSNRILMTMINEAIYTLYEGVGNVSEIDGIMKWGMAHPMGPLQLADFIGLDVCLSILKVIHDGFGNPKYAPCPLLVNMVNAGQLGVKSGAGFYLHKGHGQELEVNPKFAHLLP; the protein is encoded by the coding sequence ATGAAAAACGTAACAGTGATTGGGGCAGGAACCATGGGGAATGGAATCGCCCATGTTTTTGCGCTTGGAGGCTTTCGTGTAGTGTTGTGTGACATTTCTCCGGTCGCCCTGGAAAAAGCATTATCTACAATCGACCGAAACATGAATCGGATGATTGAAAAACAAAAAATTACCCAGGAAGCCAAAGATTCTGCATTGAGCAACCTTACCACAAATACTTTAATAGCTGAGGCTGTAAGAGAAGCAGATTTAGTTGTGGAAGCTGCAACCGAAAATATTGAGTTAAAGCTGAATATTTTTAGAAAAATTGATCAGCACAGCCCTTCACATGCTTTGTTGGCTACAAATACCTCATCCATTAGTATTACTAAAATTGCCGGTGTAACCAGCAGACCTTCTCAGGTGATCGGTATGCATTTTATGAATCCGGTGCCAATGATGAAGCTGGTGGAAGTAATCAGAGGGTTTTCAACTTCAGATGAAGTATGCCATACGATAATGGAATTATCCAGAAAATTAGATAAAACTCCGGTTGAGGTAAATGATTATCCGGGATTTGTTTCCAATAGAATTTTGATGACCATGATCAATGAAGCTATCTATACGCTTTATGAAGGAGTGGGAAATGTTTCGGAAATCGATGGAATCATGAAATGGGGAATGGCCCATCCTATGGGACCTCTCCAACTGGCTGATTTTATTGGGCTGGATGTGTGTCTTTCAATTCTAAAAGTTATCCATGATGGATTTGGAAATCCAAAATATGCGCCATGTCCCTTGTTGGTCAATATGGTAAATGCCGGGCAGTTGGGTGTGAAATCCGGAGCAGGATTTTATCTTCATAAAGGTCATGGACAAGAACTTGAAGTTAATCCGAAATTTGCTCATCTATTGCCATGA
- a CDS encoding YigZ family protein, whose amino-acid sequence MDSKLHSHRTIEHPSEGSYTEKGSRFLAFAIPFNDLDQLKVQSKFYKTLHPKSRHVCAAARTGSHGESFRLDDDGEPSGTAGKPMLGQIDSFQLTDVGIFCVRYFGGIQLGTSGLIRAYKTAAQDALSKASIIEIKHMVRYKISSDPEKIQILIGICKQLGIGISGWDQMNFSQLDIEFPIQDKDELILKIRTRFDKAHLDRSNTEFELRGCIIELN is encoded by the coding sequence ATGGATAGTAAGCTACATAGCCATCGGACCATTGAACACCCTTCAGAGGGTAGCTATACGGAAAAAGGAAGTCGTTTTTTAGCTTTCGCCATTCCATTCAATGATCTGGATCAGTTAAAAGTTCAAAGCAAATTTTATAAAACACTGCACCCAAAATCCAGACATGTTTGCGCTGCTGCACGCACCGGCTCTCACGGTGAATCCTTTCGATTGGATGACGATGGAGAACCCAGTGGTACAGCTGGCAAACCGATGTTAGGGCAAATTGACAGTTTTCAATTGACTGATGTGGGTATTTTTTGTGTTCGTTATTTTGGTGGTATTCAATTAGGCACTTCAGGTTTAATCAGAGCTTATAAAACAGCAGCACAAGATGCATTGAGCAAGGCCAGTATAATTGAGATAAAACATATGGTTCGCTATAAAATATCCTCCGATCCGGAAAAAATTCAAATCCTTATCGGCATTTGTAAACAGCTTGGCATCGGTATAAGTGGATGGGATCAAATGAATTTCAGTCAACTGGACATTGAGTTCCCTATCCAGGATAAAGATGAATTAATTCTAAAAATCAGAACAAGATTTGACAAAGCTCATCTGGACAGATCTAATACAGAATTTGAACTTAGAGGTTGTATTATTGAATTAAATTAA
- a CDS encoding T9SS type A sorting domain-containing protein, with protein sequence MKFLFVLPLLFCLTLLKSQTIQLQFCGKTGTVSPSIDPVTGNDQREKASIRLDWVKIGLINNSKTNPIFNLGDSQTGGIAFANKIIADKCENNTDPVYCSQCINCNAVAASNNAPLGFCSGKLTGNVAVITKNNDLYMMSTNVNNVVCYETHKIDVSSLKGKKIDLSIKYEGISQGWPVHNISLNYRYNNDAYFRTPFFFNKNSNNVGLFEETYSIVASVPVAVEDLSKKLEFNLSPNPVKDELNLKLETFESFDGQISVLDASSKEVYSQSYSFITGNGQTKINTTKLPEGIYILKISDKEGRSSTLKFNKF encoded by the coding sequence ATGAAATTTCTTTTTGTACTCCCCCTTCTTTTTTGTCTTACACTGTTGAAATCTCAGACCATTCAATTGCAATTTTGCGGAAAAACCGGAACTGTTTCCCCAAGTATTGACCCAGTAACTGGCAATGACCAAAGGGAAAAAGCGTCTATTAGATTAGATTGGGTTAAGATTGGGTTAATCAACAATTCAAAAACTAACCCTATTTTTAATTTGGGGGATTCTCAGACAGGAGGCATTGCTTTTGCCAATAAAATCATTGCAGATAAATGTGAAAACAATACAGATCCTGTCTATTGCAGTCAATGCATCAATTGCAATGCTGTTGCTGCATCCAATAATGCCCCGTTGGGTTTTTGCTCCGGAAAATTAACCGGTAATGTTGCCGTAATTACTAAAAATAATGATCTCTATATGATGAGTACCAATGTCAATAATGTGGTATGCTATGAAACCCACAAAATTGATGTTTCCTCCCTAAAAGGTAAAAAAATAGATTTGTCAATCAAATACGAAGGCATTTCACAGGGGTGGCCGGTTCACAACATCAGCTTAAATTACCGATATAACAATGATGCCTATTTCAGAACCCCATTTTTCTTTAATAAGAACAGTAACAATGTAGGCTTATTTGAAGAGACTTATTCTATTGTGGCCTCAGTGCCTGTAGCTGTTGAAGACCTAAGTAAAAAGCTGGAATTCAATCTTAGTCCAAATCCTGTAAAAGATGAATTAAATCTGAAGCTGGAAACATTTGAGAGTTTTGACGGACAGATCAGCGTTCTGGATGCATCTTCTAAAGAAGTATATAGTCAATCCTACAGTTTCATAACGGGAAATGGTCAGACTAAAATCAATACTACAAAGCTTCCAGAAGGAATATACATTCTTAAAATCTCAGACAAGGAAGGCAGAAGTTCCACATTAAAATTCAATAAGTTTTAA
- a CDS encoding acyl transferase, translating into MLQSEFLKNQIAKIQSSSFETLALDCFHFQALHNPVYQEFIHHLGIQIKEVKSILEIPFLPIDAFKFHEIKTDHWESQTRFLSSGTEGQQRSVHAIKDLDWYKSNVVQNFELFFPDFREFDFFALLPGYLENRNSSLIQMFRYLESHSNYHVSTKLYSNNFELLHREILSSLDKGRKIFLLGVSFALLDFCIEFPISDNRLVVMETGGMKTSGRSYLKEEILQLLRNGFDASDIVSEYGMTELLSQAYAMDGKNYSCPTTLKVMVSDLTDPFCFLDAGHRGRLNIIDLANLDTCCFIQTGDAGLLQPDGKFQVLGRITGEDLRGCNLMYE; encoded by the coding sequence ATGTTGCAATCTGAATTTTTAAAAAATCAAATCGCGAAAATACAATCATCAAGTTTTGAAACCTTAGCACTTGATTGTTTTCATTTTCAGGCCTTGCACAATCCGGTATATCAAGAATTTATTCATCACCTTGGCATACAAATTAAAGAAGTAAAAAGTATATTAGAGATCCCATTCTTACCGATTGATGCTTTTAAATTTCACGAGATAAAAACAGATCATTGGGAATCACAGACCAGATTTTTATCCTCAGGAACTGAAGGTCAACAAAGATCGGTGCACGCCATTAAAGATCTGGATTGGTATAAATCAAATGTGGTCCAAAATTTTGAATTGTTTTTTCCGGATTTCAGAGAGTTTGATTTTTTTGCCTTGTTGCCTGGTTATCTTGAAAATAGAAATTCTTCTTTGATTCAGATGTTTCGATATTTAGAATCACATTCCAATTATCACGTAAGTACGAAATTATACAGCAATAATTTTGAATTACTTCATCGAGAAATCCTTTCCTCATTAGATAAAGGAAGAAAGATATTTTTATTGGGGGTTAGTTTTGCCTTGCTGGATTTCTGTATTGAGTTTCCAATTTCTGATAATAGACTTGTGGTTATGGAAACAGGAGGAATGAAAACTTCAGGAAGGTCCTATTTGAAAGAAGAAATATTGCAATTGCTGCGTAATGGTTTTGATGCATCTGATATAGTGTCAGAATATGGTATGACCGAGTTACTGTCTCAGGCTTATGCTATGGATGGTAAAAACTATTCGTGCCCAACAACCTTGAAGGTGATGGTAAGTGACTTAACCGATCCATTTTGTTTTTTAGATGCAGGTCACAGGGGAAGATTAAACATCATTGATCTTGCAAATTTGGATACTTGCTGTTTCATCCAAACCGGGGATGCTGGCCTATTACAGCCGGATGGAAAATTCCAGGTGTTGGGAAGAATAACTGGTGAAGACTTGAGGGGATGCAATCTGATGTATGAGTAG
- a CDS encoding dephospho-CoA kinase — protein sequence MIIVGLTGGIGSGKSTVADIFKTLGIPCYNSDIQARVLMEQERSLIENIKALLGEEAYTEDGRLNRKFIASKVFTDNTLLLKLNHLVHPMVHQDFNHWMTLQNSPYVIKESALLPATLSSQPVDFVVLVEAPTNLRIQRVMDRDKLTESEVKSRLKNQSSSKIYKNCADFIVLNDGKKPCIPQVLKIHERLLKFVLHKKN from the coding sequence ATGATTATAGTTGGGCTTACAGGGGGTATTGGTAGTGGCAAAAGTACAGTTGCCGATATATTTAAAACTTTGGGTATACCATGTTATAATTCGGATATTCAGGCCAGAGTATTAATGGAGCAAGAGCGTTCTTTAATAGAAAACATAAAAGCTCTACTTGGCGAAGAAGCCTATACAGAGGATGGTAGATTAAACAGAAAATTTATTGCTTCCAAAGTTTTTACAGACAATACCTTACTCCTTAAACTCAATCACTTGGTGCATCCTATGGTACATCAAGATTTTAACCACTGGATGACCCTCCAAAATTCTCCTTATGTGATCAAAGAGTCTGCGCTCCTTCCAGCCACCCTTTCATCCCAACCTGTAGATTTTGTAGTTTTGGTTGAAGCTCCAACCAATCTGCGTATCCAAAGAGTCATGGACAGAGATAAGCTAACGGAATCAGAAGTGAAATCCAGATTAAAAAACCAGAGCTCTTCCAAAATTTATAAAAATTGTGCTGATTTTATCGTTCTCAATGATGGCAAAAAGCCCTGCATTCCGCAGGTTCTGAAGATTCATGAAAGATTGCTTAAATTTGTATTGCATAAAAAAAATTAA